Proteins from one Impatiens glandulifera chromosome 2, dImpGla2.1, whole genome shotgun sequence genomic window:
- the LOC124928241 gene encoding ORM1-like protein 1 has translation MYAMAKAPKDTNKNTEWCTYPGVWATYILILFSTWLVVLSLSGCSAGHAWTFVNLSHFLITFNWFHWKKGTPFADEDQGMYNQLTWWEQIDNGMQCTSSRKFFTIVPVILYFIACYTTNYENPMFILNTIAMVVLVVAKCPNMHKVRIFGINSDQ, from the exons atgtacgcGATGGCTAAGGCGCCCAAGGATACAAACAAGAACACGGAATGGTGCACGTATCCAGGCGTATGGGCCACCTACATTCTCATCCTCTTCTCCACTTGGCTCGTCGTCCTCTCTCTCTCCGGCTGCTCCGCTGGCCACGCCTGGACCTTCGTCAACCTCTCTCATTTCCTA ATAACTTTCAATTGGTTTCACTGGAAGAAAGGCACACCATTTGCTGATGAAGATCAGGGTATGTACAATCAGTTAACATGGTGGGAGCAAATTGATAATGGAATGCAGTGCACTTCCAGCAGAAAATTCTTCACCATTGTTCCTGTCATCTT GTACTTCATTGCCTGTTACACAACAAATTACGAGAATCCAATGTTCATCCTCAACACAATTGCTATGGTGGTTCTAGTGGTTGCTAAGTGCCCCAATATGCATAAAGTTCGCATATTTGGCATCAATTCTGACCaatga
- the LOC124925596 gene encoding uncharacterized protein LOC124925596, with amino-acid sequence MEANEEQTEEQSSSSSSLSIHFVSSVDSPEFTLLTSAVSLASVVGLDAEWKPVRESQSTFPTVTLLQIACRLPGNRTDYLSGDSPVFLLDLVALPLSSVYALLNALFVSPNVLKLGFRFKQDLVYLSSTFRSQGCDPAGFDKVEPFLDITSIYSYLQQKQSGRKPSKQTKSLAAICEELLAISLSKELQCSDWSQRPLTKEQKIYASADAHCLLEIFDVFQNKVINEENSIYNNGHSSSSPDPGLKSILEEPSGESGILKTKFSEALEIIQATTASEYYHDISSAFRVVSPLGKNTVCLDNSLLQIIRKHGDKILLKESDREPKTSKNRGKKKSSVGMVHKEKLPEFFDDWQGPSPWDPSLGGDGRPKFLCDVMVEGLAKHLRCVGIDAAIPYSRKPETRELIDHALKEKRVLLTRDAKLLRHGYLLNNQIYRVKNLLKNDQLLEVIETFELKISEEKLMSRCTKCNGMFIQKPLSMEEAVEAAKGFQVIPSCLFDKKLEFWQCLDCHQLYWEGTQYHNAVQKFIDVCKLEK; translated from the exons ATGGAGGCCAACGAAGAGCAAACAGAAGaacaatcatcatcatcatcgtcactTAGCATTCACTTCGTATCCTCTGTTGACTCGCCCGAGTTCACTCTCCTTACATCGGCTGTGAGTCTCGCCTCGGTTGTCGGACTCGACGCTGAATGGAAGCCTGTTCGAGAAAGCCAGTCCACATTCCCAACCGTCACGCTCCTGCAAATTGCATGTAGACTCCCAGGCAACAGGACTGATTATCTCTCCGGTGATTCGCCGGTTTTCCTTCTTGACCTGGTGGCGCTTCCTCTTTCCTCGGTCTACGCGCTATTGAATGCCCTCTTTGTCTCGCCAAATGTTCTCAAATTAGGATTTAGATTCAAGCAAGATTTGGTATATCTCTCGTCTACTTTTCGCTCGCAAGGCTGTGATCCTGCTGGATTCGATAAG GTAGAGCCTTTCCTTGATATTACATCGATATACAGTTATCTACAACAAAAGCAATCTGGAAGGAAACCATCAAAGCAAACAAAGAGTCTTGCAGCCATTTGCGAGGAATTGTTGGCCATTTCTCTGTCAAAG GAACTTCAATGCAGTGACTGGTCACAGCGTCCACTCACCAAAGAACAGAAGATATATGCTTCTGCAGATGCACATTGTTTACTGGAAATATTTGATGTCTTTCAGAATAAGGTTATAAACGAAG AAAATTCTATATATAACAACGGACACAGTTCCTCCAGTCCTGATCCTGGACTGAAGAGTATTCTTGAGGAGCCTAGTGGTGAGAGTGGAATATTAAAGACTAAATTTTCTGAAGCTTTGGAAATAATCCAAGCTACGACAGCCTCTGAGTACTATCATGACATTTCTTCTGCATTTAGAGTGGTATCCCCACTGGGTAAAAACACTGTTTGCTTGGACAACTCACTCTTGCAGATTATTAGGAAGCACGGTGATAAGATTCTTCTAAAAGAAAGTGACAGAGAGCCTAAAACTTCAAAAAATAGAGGCAAAAAGAAATCGTCAGTTGGTATGGTACACAAGGAGAAGCTACCAGAATTTTTTGATGACTGGCAAGGTCCTTCACCTTGGGATCCATCTTTAGGTGGTGATGGACGTCCAAAGTTTCTATGTGATGTGATG GTAGAAGGTTTAGCAAAACATTTGCGATGTGTTGGGATAGATGCCGCCATTCCATATTCCAGAAAGCCTGAAACCAG GGAATTGATAGACCATGCTCTGAAAGAGAAGAGAGTGCTCCTAACCCGTGATGCCAAGCTATTGAGGCACGGATATCTGCTCAATAACCAGATATATAGAGTGAAGAACCTTCTAAAAAATGATCAGCTGCTTGAG GTGATTGAGACTTTCGAACTAAAAATTTCAGAGGAGAAGCTGATGTCAAGATGCACGAAATGTAACGGCATGTTCATACAAAAACCACTGAGCATGGAGGAAGCGGTGGAAGCAGCAAAGGGGTTTCAAGTGATTCCGAGCTGCTTATTTGACAAGAAGCTCGAGTTCTGGCAGTGCCTCGACTGTCATCAGCTCTACTGGGag GGAACTCAATATCATAATGCTGTACAGAAATTCATAGATGTTTGCAAGCTGGAGAAGTAA
- the LOC124927726 gene encoding histone-lysine N-methyltransferase ATXR6 — MKSKAAMRSRVRAKKPPSAVPEKDFSDTCCEKCDSGEFADQLLLCDNCDGGFHLFCLRPILVSVPKDSWFCPSCSRQKKDNYKFPLIQTIIIDFFRIKRHSEASQESVQENKKKKRRRVSNLALLKKKRKKLLAFNPSDDPARRLEQLASLATALTSTCAEYSNELTYVIGMAPKSANRSALECGGMQVLSKEDLETLNLCKSMMERGECPPLMVVYDLKEGFTVEADRFIKDLTIITEYIGDVDYLKNRENDSGDSIMTLISASYPSRSLVICPDKRSNIARFINGINNHSVDAKKKVNVKCVRFDVNGESRVLLIANRDISKGERLYYDYNGYENEYPTEHFV, encoded by the exons ATGAAATCAAAAGCGGCGATGAGGAGTAGGGTTCGAGCTAAGAAGCCTCCCTCCGCCGTGCCGGAAAAAGATTTCAGCGACACCTGTTGTGAGAAATGTGACTCCGGCGAATTCGCCGACCAACTTCTATTGTGCGATAACTGCGACGGAGGATTTCATCTGTTTTGCCTCCGACCGATCCTAGTTTCCGTTCCCAAAGACTCCTGGTTCTGTCCTTCTTGCTCCCGTCAAAAGAAAGATAACTACA AGTTTCCCTTAATTCAGACCATAATCATCGACTTTTTCCGGATAAAAAGGCATTCAGAGGCAAGCCAGGAATCGGTTCAAG aaaacaaaaagaagaaaagaagaagagtaaGTAATCTGGCATTATTaaagaagaagaggaaaaaGCTTTTGGCATTCAATCCAAGTGATGATCCCGCTAGGAGACTAGAACAACTGGCCTCGCTGGCTACCGCTTTGACTTCAACCTGTGCTGAGTACAGCAACGAGCTCACTTACGTCATTGGAATGGCCCCTAAATCTGCAAATCGCTCTGCTTTGGAGTGTGGTGGAATGCAG GTATTGTCAAAAGAGGATCTTGAAACCTTAAATTTGTGCAAAAGTATGATGGAAAGAGGGGAATGTCCACCTCTAATGGTTGTTTATGACCTAAAAGAAGG GTTTACTGTAGAAGCAGATAGATTTATTAAGGATCTAACAATAATAACCGAATATATTGGAGATGTTGATTACTTGAAGAACAGGGAAAATGACAGTGGAGATAGCATTATGACTCTGATTTCTGCTTCTTATCCATCAAGAAGCCTTGTTATTTGCCCTGATAAGAGAAGTAACATTGCTCGGTTTATCAATGGCATAAACAATCACTCAGT GGATGCCAAGAAAAAAGTGAATGTAAAGTGTGTGAGATTTGATGTAAATGGTGAGTCGCGAGTTTTGCTGATAGCTAATAGAGATATATCGAAAGGAGAAAGACTGTATTACGACTACAATGGATACGAGAACGAGTATCCAACAGAGCATTTCGTTTGA
- the LOC124928240 gene encoding dof zinc finger protein 1-like, with the protein MMMEESKAAAGGDQKRPRPQKEKAVNCPRCNSINTKFCYYNNYSQSQPRYFCKTCRRYWTEGGTLRSVPVGGGSRKNKKSSSSSSRKEHVLDLNPIISSFPLSDHHHHNNSNTSASSQKGGQDLNLAYGYNSNLILNPSSAAANNLTGMTPKGLMTCFMPPMSAGNIFSSSSGFPCNSHELFMKPPPVPPPSLNFSLDGFGNINGYGIDHDHDHHHQDQGSAKMFFPLEDLKLQQAASSTSHQQIFDQNNNRVLHGSEPSVGGYWSGMLGGSGSGTGSW; encoded by the coding sequence ATGATGATGGAAGAATCAAAGGCGGCTGCAGGCGGTGATCAAAAGAGGCCAAGGCCGCAGAAAGAGAAAGCAGTGAATTGTCCGAGGTGTAATTCAATCAATACCAAGTTTTGTTACTACAATAATTACAGTCAATCTCAGCCAAGGTATTTCTGCAAGACTTGCAGAAGGTATTGGACTGAAGGTGGGACATTAAGGAGTGTTCCTGTCGGAGGAGGTTCTAGGAAGAAcaagaaatcatcatcatcatcatcaaggaAAGAACATGTTCTTGATCTGAACCCAATAATAAGCAGCTTCCCATTAtcagatcatcatcatcataataatTCCAACACCTCTGCCTCCTCCCAAAAGGGTGGTCAAGATCTGAACTTGGCATATGGTTACAACAGCAATTTGATCCTAAATCCATCATCTGCTGCTGCTAATAACCTAACGGGCATGACTCCAAAAGGGCTAATGACATGTTTCATGCCTCCGATGTCAGCTGGTAATATCTTCTCGTCGTCGTCTGGATTTCCATGTAATTCACATGAATTATTTATGAAGCCGCCACCAGTACCACCACCAAGTCTGAACTTTTCCTTGGATGGATTTGGGAATATTAATGGATATGGaattgatcatgatcatgatcatcatcatcaagatCAGGGTAGTGCTAAGATGTTCTTTCCTCTTGAGGACTTGAAGCTGCAGCAGGCAGCATCATCAACAAGTCATCAAcaaatatttgatcaaaataataatagagtGCTGCATGGATCAGAGCCGTCCGTTGGTGGGTATTGGAGTGGGATGTTGGGTGGATCGGGATCAGGAACAGGATCATGGTGA